A window of the Bacteroides thetaiotaomicron VPI-5482 genome harbors these coding sequences:
- a CDS encoding TIM-barrel domain-containing protein, translating to MKKETPISLRHFRRITAILFLCPISLSSIQASAASDQSDVSSASVHQEQTSGILRAEKINPTTVDVLFANQQRMTIDFYGENIFRVFQDNSGGIIRDPEAKPEAQILVDQPRRKVSGLSVDEKDGYITLTTAQVRIELNKQTGLMKVFNPLTGKCVIEEVAPVIFGPKEVTVTLKENPEEYFYGGGVQNGRFSHKGKVIAIENQNSWTDGGVASPAPFYWSTNGYGMMWYTFRKGEYDFGATEKNIVKLSHNSSYLDIFYMVNDGVVSLLNDFYQLTGNPVLLPKFGFYEGHLNAYNRDYWKEDEKGILFEDGKRYKESQKDNGGIKESLNGEKNNYQFSARAVIDRYKNHDMPLGWLLPNDGYGAGYGQTETLDGNIANLKSLGDYARKNGVEIGLWTQSDLHPKEGISALLQRDIVKEVRDAGVRVLKTDVAWVGAGYSFGLNGVADVGHIMPYYGNDARPFIISLDGWAGTQRYAGIWSGDQTGGEWEYIRFHIPTYIGSGLSGQPNICSDMDGIFGGKNAAVNIRDFQWKTFTPMQLNMDGWGANEKYPHALGEPATSINRMYLKLKSELMPYTYSFAREAVDGMPLIRAMFLDYPNEYTYGTATRYQYMYGTDFLVAPVYQNTKADKEGNDIRNGIYLPEGTWIDYFSGEKYEGNRILSNFDTPVWKLPVFVKNGAIIPMTQPNNNVSEIDPSLRIYEFYPNRHTATVEYDDDGVTEAYRQEKSVSTLIESNVDAKNRVTITIHPTAGSFDGFVKDKKTELRINVTEKPKKLTARINNKKVKLTEVSTAAELLNGENVFWYEETPNLNKFATKGSEFEKVVITKNPLLHIKLGSTDITANRIELDVEGFRFEPADRNLVSNGTLSAPQNAQVSEQNREAYTLQPTWDKVPNADYYEIEFDGMLYTTIRDTHLLFEDLKADTPYAFKVRAVNKDGVSEWAEIQVKTKTNPLEFAIRGIEGESTAASQGGFGVDRLFNFSESGDTWHTKYNVNSIPLDLIIDLKTVNQLDKFHYLPRADAGNGTLLKGTVSYSMDKENWTEAGAFEWQRDGDVKVFTFTERPNARYIKLNVTAGVGNYGSGREIYVFKVPGTASYLQGDINNDGKIDRNDLTSYMNYTGLRRGDSDFEGYISKGDINMNDLIDAYDISVVATQLDGGVDRKATEKVSGSLSISTPKKQYQKDEIVEIRVKGNDLRSVNALSFALPYDQSDYEFVGVEPLNMKAMENLTYDRLHTNGVKSLYPTFVNMGKQEALEGSEELFILKLKAKRKVKFDLNLKDGILVDKQLRMHSF from the coding sequence ATGAAAAAAGAAACCCCCATCTCTTTACGACATTTCAGGCGTATTACCGCCATTTTATTCTTATGTCCGATTTCCCTTTCTTCCATACAGGCATCCGCAGCATCGGATCAGAGTGACGTTTCTTCGGCATCCGTCCATCAGGAACAAACTTCGGGAATCCTTCGTGCAGAAAAAATAAACCCGACGACGGTTGATGTACTGTTTGCGAACCAGCAACGGATGACTATCGACTTTTACGGAGAGAATATTTTCCGTGTCTTTCAGGACAATTCCGGAGGCATCATCCGTGACCCCGAAGCGAAACCTGAAGCGCAGATACTTGTAGACCAGCCCCGACGCAAGGTTTCCGGACTGTCGGTGGACGAGAAAGATGGATATATCACCCTCACCACCGCCCAAGTACGGATTGAACTGAATAAGCAGACCGGACTGATGAAAGTCTTTAATCCGTTAACCGGCAAATGTGTGATCGAAGAAGTCGCTCCGGTGATATTCGGTCCTAAAGAAGTGACCGTAACCTTAAAGGAGAATCCCGAAGAATACTTCTACGGAGGCGGTGTGCAAAACGGACGTTTCTCTCATAAAGGCAAGGTTATTGCCATCGAAAATCAGAATAGCTGGACGGATGGCGGAGTGGCCTCCCCTGCCCCTTTCTACTGGTCTACCAATGGTTACGGAATGATGTGGTACACTTTCCGGAAAGGTGAATACGACTTTGGAGCAACAGAGAAAAACATAGTGAAACTGTCTCACAATTCTTCTTACCTTGATATTTTCTATATGGTCAACGACGGAGTCGTTTCCCTGTTGAATGATTTTTATCAGTTGACGGGAAACCCCGTTTTGTTGCCCAAATTCGGTTTTTACGAAGGACATCTCAATGCCTACAACCGTGACTACTGGAAGGAAGACGAGAAAGGAATCCTCTTTGAAGACGGAAAGCGTTATAAAGAAAGCCAGAAAGACAATGGCGGCATCAAGGAGTCTCTGAATGGTGAAAAGAACAATTATCAGTTCTCGGCACGTGCCGTTATCGACCGTTACAAGAATCATGATATGCCTCTCGGATGGTTACTTCCGAACGACGGTTACGGAGCCGGATACGGACAGACGGAAACACTGGACGGCAACATCGCCAATCTGAAAAGCCTGGGAGACTACGCCCGTAAGAACGGAGTGGAAATAGGCCTCTGGACACAGTCGGACCTGCACCCGAAGGAAGGTATAAGCGCCTTGTTGCAACGTGACATCGTGAAAGAAGTCCGTGATGCCGGTGTGCGTGTACTCAAAACCGACGTGGCATGGGTAGGAGCCGGCTATTCCTTCGGATTGAACGGAGTGGCGGACGTAGGACATATTATGCCTTATTATGGCAATGATGCCCGTCCCTTTATCATTTCACTGGACGGCTGGGCAGGCACACAGCGTTATGCCGGCATCTGGTCGGGCGACCAGACCGGAGGCGAATGGGAATATATCCGTTTTCACATCCCTACTTATATAGGTTCCGGTCTGTCCGGCCAGCCGAATATCTGCTCGGATATGGACGGTATCTTCGGTGGAAAAAATGCGGCAGTCAATATACGTGATTTCCAATGGAAAACATTTACCCCCATGCAGTTGAATATGGATGGCTGGGGCGCCAACGAAAAGTACCCCCATGCTTTAGGCGAACCAGCTACATCCATTAACCGTATGTATCTCAAACTGAAATCGGAACTGATGCCTTACACGTATAGCTTTGCCCGTGAAGCGGTGGATGGTATGCCTCTCATCCGTGCCATGTTCCTCGACTATCCGAATGAATATACCTACGGAACGGCTACCCGCTACCAATATATGTATGGTACCGACTTTCTCGTAGCCCCTGTCTATCAGAATACGAAAGCTGATAAAGAAGGCAATGATATCCGCAATGGAATTTATCTGCCCGAAGGCACTTGGATAGATTATTTCAGCGGAGAGAAATACGAAGGCAACCGTATTCTCAGCAACTTCGATACTCCGGTCTGGAAGTTACCCGTATTCGTAAAGAACGGCGCTATTATTCCGATGACACAACCTAACAATAATGTCAGCGAAATAGACCCCTCACTTCGCATCTATGAATTTTATCCGAACCGCCATACTGCAACCGTAGAATATGACGATGACGGTGTGACGGAAGCCTACCGTCAGGAGAAATCGGTATCTACCCTGATCGAATCGAACGTAGACGCAAAGAACCGTGTGACTATCACCATTCATCCCACAGCCGGAAGTTTCGACGGTTTTGTAAAAGATAAAAAGACGGAACTGCGCATCAACGTCACGGAGAAACCGAAGAAACTGACTGCAAGAATCAACAACAAGAAAGTAAAACTGACGGAAGTAAGCACGGCAGCGGAACTTCTGAATGGAGAAAACGTATTCTGGTACGAAGAAACCCCCAATCTGAATAAGTTTGCAACCAAAGGAAGTGAATTTGAGAAAGTGGTTATCACAAAGAATCCGCTGTTGCACATCAAACTGGGCAGCACCGACATCACCGCCAATCGTATCGAGCTGGACGTGGAAGGTTTCCGCTTTGAGCCGGCCGACCGGAACTTGGTAAGCAACGGAACCCTGTCTGCACCGCAAAACGCTCAGGTAAGCGAGCAGAACAGAGAAGCATATACCCTGCAACCGACTTGGGACAAAGTACCCAATGCCGATTACTATGAGATTGAATTTGACGGAATGCTTTATACGACTATCCGGGATACTCACTTACTGTTTGAAGATCTGAAAGCGGATACTCCTTACGCATTCAAAGTGCGTGCTGTCAACAAAGACGGTGTGTCCGAATGGGCAGAGATTCAGGTGAAAACGAAGACTAATCCGCTGGAATTTGCTATTCGTGGCATTGAAGGCGAATCGACTGCCGCATCGCAGGGAGGATTCGGTGTAGACCGATTGTTCAACTTCTCCGAATCGGGAGATACATGGCACACGAAGTATAACGTTAACTCCATACCATTAGATTTGATTATCGACCTCAAAACAGTTAACCAACTGGATAAGTTCCATTATCTACCCCGTGCGGATGCCGGCAACGGTACACTGCTGAAAGGAACAGTATCCTACAGTATGGACAAAGAAAACTGGACGGAAGCCGGAGCATTCGAATGGCAGCGGGACGGTGATGTAAAAGTATTCACTTTCACAGAGCGTCCAAATGCACGTTACATCAAACTGAACGTTACGGCAGGTGTAGGAAACTATGGTTCAGGTCGTGAAATCTACGTATTCAAAGTACCGGGAACGGCAAGTTACCTGCAAGGCGACATCAACAATGATGGCAAGATCGACCGCAATGACCTGACTTCTTATATGAACTATACCGGATTGCGTCGTGGTGATTCAGACTTTGAAGGTTATATCAGCAAAGGCGATATCAACATGAATGACTTGATAGATGCTTATGATATTTCTGTCGTAGCCACTCAGCTCGACGGCGGTGTCGACAGGAAAGCTACGGAGAAAGTATCCGGCTCTCTGTCTATCAGCACTCCGAAGAAGCAGTACCAGAAGGACGAAATCGTTGAAATCCGTGTGAAAGGTAATGATCTGCGTTCGGTTAATGCACTTAGCTTTGCTTTGCCTTATGATCAGAGCGACTATGAATTTGTAGGTGTGGAACCGCTGAATATGAAAGCAATGGAAAATCTGACTTATGACCGCCTGCATACGAATGGTGTGAAATCTCTCTATCCTACTTTCGTCAATATGGGAAAACAGGAGGCTTTGGAAGGTTCGGAAGAACTCTTTATTCTGAAATTGAAAGCGAAACGTAAAGTGAAGTTTGATCTGAATCTGAAAGACGGAATATTGGTTGATAAGCAACTGAGGATGCATTCATTCTAA